A region from the Janthinobacterium agaricidamnosum genome encodes:
- a CDS encoding carboxymuconolactone decarboxylase family protein yields MEDWKQARQDINTRAMQLNALTPDTMKGIAALGGAGDKTNHLDAKTRELISLAVAVTTRCDGCIAFHAAAAKKLGVTVEEIAEALGVAINLNAGAAVVYSTHVLDAFDKA; encoded by the coding sequence ATGGAAGACTGGAAACAAGCTCGGCAAGACATCAACACGCGTGCGATGCAATTGAACGCACTGACGCCCGACACCATGAAAGGCATCGCCGCACTGGGCGGCGCCGGCGACAAGACCAACCATCTCGACGCGAAAACGCGGGAACTGATCTCGCTGGCAGTGGCCGTCACCACGCGCTGCGACGGCTGCATCGCCTTCCACGCTGCCGCCGCCAAGAAGCTGGGCGTGACCGTGGAAGAAATTGCCGAGGCGCTCGGCGTGGCGATCAACCTCAATGCGGGCGCCGCCGTTGTCTACAGCACCCACGTGCTGGACGCGTTCGACAAGGCTTGA
- a CDS encoding OsmC family protein, which translates to MLNGINVAALQQFAQGVAGHPDKGEVRFNVKTRWQHQTRSVATVSHYVLGGEKHARHFEIASDEPHELLGQNTAPNPQELLMAALNACLSVGYAANAAAMGITVHSLEIETDGKLDLRGFLGLDESVNPGYDEVSYVVRLRTDASRERVEALHQAVTKTSVNLANFSKAIRMRPTLEVIEA; encoded by the coding sequence ATGCTCAATGGCATCAACGTGGCAGCATTGCAGCAATTCGCCCAGGGCGTGGCAGGGCATCCCGACAAGGGCGAGGTGCGTTTCAACGTCAAGACCCGCTGGCAACACCAGACGCGCAGCGTGGCCACCGTCAGCCACTATGTGCTGGGCGGTGAAAAGCATGCGCGCCATTTCGAGATCGCCTCGGACGAACCGCATGAATTGCTGGGCCAAAACACGGCGCCCAATCCGCAAGAGCTGCTGATGGCCGCCCTCAACGCCTGCCTGTCAGTCGGTTACGCAGCCAATGCGGCGGCCATGGGCATCACCGTGCACAGCCTGGAAATCGAAACGGACGGCAAGCTGGACCTGCGTGGCTTCCTCGGCCTGGACGAGAGCGTCAATCCCGGCTACGACGAAGTCAGCTACGTGGTGCGGCTGCGCACGGATGCCTCGCGCGAGCGCGTCGAGGCGCTGCACCAGGCCGTCACCAAAACGTCGGTCAACCTGGCCAATTTCTCGAAGGCCATCCGCATGCGGCCCACCCTGGAAGTAATCGAGGCCTGA
- a CDS encoding DsbA family oxidoreductase: protein MKNNTQALVVDIWSDFVCPWCWIAKRRFEKALAAFEHRDAVQVRLRAYRIAPNHQAEPIKAALLKKFRDPMAAEGMLYSVQSHGAAEGLDYRFDTMLFGDTMDAHMLVKAVSDEALQQRLVEVLYEQSISHGKSLFDHDSLALLAAQAGVPAEAVQRAWSTPQLRQQVQDDERSASRIASGVPLFVFGNGAHISGAQPPEVFLQALENLHAQSRENLAASAGEMCGLDGCILP from the coding sequence ATGAAAAACAACACACAAGCGCTGGTCGTCGACATCTGGTCCGATTTCGTCTGCCCCTGGTGCTGGATCGCCAAGCGCCGATTCGAGAAGGCCCTTGCCGCTTTCGAACACAGGGACGCCGTGCAGGTCAGGCTGCGCGCCTACCGCATCGCACCGAACCATCAGGCCGAACCGATCAAGGCAGCCTTGCTGAAAAAATTTCGCGATCCGATGGCCGCCGAGGGCATGCTGTATTCGGTGCAGTCGCATGGAGCGGCCGAAGGCCTGGACTACCGCTTCGACACCATGCTGTTTGGCGACACCATGGACGCGCACATGCTCGTCAAGGCCGTCAGCGACGAGGCTTTGCAACAGCGCCTGGTCGAAGTGCTGTATGAGCAGAGTATTTCGCACGGAAAATCGCTGTTCGACCACGATTCCCTCGCCCTGCTCGCGGCGCAGGCGGGCGTGCCTGCCGAGGCGGTGCAGCGCGCGTGGTCGACACCGCAATTGCGCCAGCAGGTGCAGGACGATGAGCGCAGCGCATCGCGCATCGCTTCCGGCGTGCCGCTGTTCGTCTTTGGCAATGGAGCGCACATTTCCGGCGCGCAGCCGCCAGAAGTATTCCTGCAGGCGCTGGAGAACCTCCATGCGCAATCCCGGGAGAACCTGGCCGCATCGGCCGGGGAGATGTGTGGCCTGGACGGCTGCATCCTCCCTTAA
- a CDS encoding DMT family transporter, with protein sequence MPSTTSTAPVSHPPRLGTDRKGLLLGLIAVALFSLTLPFTRMAVAELDPTFVALGRALVAAGLAGLWLWHQRAPLPRREQWLPLALVSLGCVLGFPWLTSIAMRSLPASHGAVLVGILPLATAVFAVLRGKERPSAGFWLMALLGTLLVVAFALRQGGGSFHLADWLIFAAVLLAALGYAEGGRLAQTMPGQHVISWALLLAVPFVLPVTLWNAWPQRALMAQASSVAWLGFAYISVFSMFIGFFFWYRGMALGGVARVGQTQLLQPFLSLVGAAVLLNEPLTGESLLFAGAVIAVVGIGRKLK encoded by the coding sequence ATGCCATCGACTACCAGTACCGCCCCCGTCAGCCATCCTCCCCGCCTCGGCACCGACCGCAAAGGCCTGCTGCTGGGCCTCATCGCCGTCGCCCTCTTCAGCCTGACCCTGCCTTTTACGCGCATGGCCGTCGCCGAACTCGATCCCACCTTTGTCGCCCTGGGCCGCGCCCTGGTGGCCGCCGGCCTGGCCGGCCTGTGGCTGTGGCACCAGCGCGCGCCGTTGCCGCGCCGCGAACAATGGCTGCCGCTGGCGCTCGTGTCGCTGGGCTGCGTGCTGGGCTTTCCCTGGCTGACGTCGATCGCCATGCGCAGCCTGCCCGCCTCGCACGGCGCCGTGCTGGTGGGCATCCTGCCGCTGGCCACTGCCGTATTTGCCGTGCTGCGCGGCAAGGAGCGCCCTTCCGCAGGGTTCTGGCTGATGGCCCTGCTCGGCACGCTATTGGTGGTGGCGTTCGCGTTGCGCCAGGGCGGCGGCAGCTTCCACCTGGCTGACTGGCTGATCTTTGCCGCCGTGCTGCTGGCCGCACTCGGCTATGCCGAAGGCGGGCGTCTGGCGCAGACGATGCCGGGCCAGCATGTGATTTCCTGGGCGCTGCTGCTGGCCGTGCCTTTTGTCTTGCCCGTGACGCTGTGGAACGCCTGGCCGCAACGCGCGCTGATGGCGCAGGCCAGCAGCGTGGCCTGGCTGGGTTTTGCCTACATCTCCGTGTTTTCCATGTTTATCGGCTTCTTTTTCTGGTACCGTGGCATGGCGCTGGGCGGCGTGGCGCGCGTGGGACAGACGCAGCTGCTGCAACCTTTCCTCTCCCTGGTGGGCGCGGCCGTGCTGCTGAATGAGCCATTGACGGGCGAAAGCCTGCTGTTTGCCGGCGCCGTGATCGCCGTCGTGGGCATCGGACGCAAGCTGAAGTAA
- a CDS encoding TetR/AcrR family transcriptional regulator: MAKTAAHAEPRKRPSQARSAATVAAMVEAAARIIEVRGWAALTTNHVAELSGVSIGSLYQYFPSKEPLLAELVRRERAMLLRDVGLAMALEGELPLAIEQGVMAGLAHQFRRPALALALESAPSSPSLQHEDEALRQALAGQLAGLLARHGVADADMAAADVIALCRGIIDAAALRGETDMASLARRLGRAVHGYLDTAGPAREAAASA, from the coding sequence ATGGCAAAAACTGCAGCGCATGCGGAGCCCCGCAAGCGGCCGTCCCAGGCCAGATCGGCCGCCACCGTCGCGGCGATGGTGGAGGCGGCTGCTCGCATTATTGAGGTGCGGGGCTGGGCCGCGTTGACGACGAATCATGTTGCCGAGCTGTCCGGCGTCAGCATCGGCTCCCTGTACCAGTACTTCCCGTCGAAAGAGCCGCTGCTGGCCGAACTGGTACGCCGCGAACGCGCGATGCTGCTGCGCGACGTGGGTCTAGCCATGGCGCTGGAGGGGGAACTGCCGCTCGCGATAGAACAGGGTGTGATGGCCGGTCTGGCGCACCAGTTCAGGCGCCCCGCGCTTGCCCTCGCGCTGGAATCGGCTCCATCGTCGCCATCCTTGCAGCATGAGGACGAGGCCTTGCGGCAGGCGCTTGCCGGCCAGCTCGCGGGGCTGCTGGCGCGTCATGGCGTCGCCGATGCTGATATGGCCGCCGCCGACGTGATTGCGCTATGCCGCGGCATCATCGACGCCGCGGCGCTGCGGGGAGAAACCGATATGGCGTCGCTTGCCCGGCGCCTGGGGCGCGCGGTCCATGGCTACCTGGACACGGCGGGACCTGCCAGGGAAGCTGCCGCCAGCGCTTAA
- the htpG gene encoding molecular chaperone HtpG: protein MAVSEKQTLGFQTEVKQMLHLMIHSLYSNKEIFLRELISNASDAADKLRFEAIDNDALYGNDHELKIKVSFDKDARTITISDNGIGMTRDEAISHLGTIAKSGTKEFFGKLSGDQQQDAALIGQFGVGFYSGFIVADKITVETHRAGVDASEGVRWESAGEGDYSIESIDKPSRGTDIILHLREGEDELLSSWKIKSIIRKYSDHISLPIVMQKEEWDDEKKETVLKDEFETVNQASALWARNKADITPEQYDEFYKHVSHDFQSPLTHTHNRVEGRSEYTQLLYIPAKAPFDMWDRNKRGGIKLYVKRVFIMDDAEQLMPTYLRFVRGVIDSADLPLNVSREILQESRDVKVIREGSTKRVLGMLEELANADEQEKKDKYAIFWKEFGQVLKEGIGEDAANKERLAKLLRFASTANDSDEQITSFADYVARMKEGQDKIYYVTADNYAAAKNSPHLEIFRKKGVEVLLLTDRVDEWMLSFLQDFEGKELVSVAKGGLDLGALEDEAEKKEHEETETSYADLVGKMKTVLADKAKDVRVTFRLTDSPACLVADENELSGNLLRMLKAAGQSAPESKPILEINPNHPLVTRLKYEDAEGGKFGDWANILFDQAMLAEGGSLADPASFVKRLNELLLNTAK, encoded by the coding sequence ATGGCTGTCTCCGAAAAGCAAACCCTGGGTTTTCAGACCGAAGTGAAGCAAATGCTGCACCTGATGATCCATTCCCTGTACTCGAACAAGGAAATCTTCCTGCGCGAATTGATCTCGAACGCGTCCGACGCGGCCGACAAATTGCGCTTCGAAGCGATCGATAACGACGCCCTGTACGGCAACGATCACGAATTGAAGATCAAGGTCAGCTTCGACAAGGATGCGCGCACCATCACCATTTCCGACAACGGCATCGGCATGACCCGCGACGAGGCGATCTCGCACCTGGGCACCATCGCCAAGTCGGGCACCAAGGAATTCTTCGGCAAGCTGTCGGGCGACCAGCAGCAGGACGCGGCCCTGATCGGCCAGTTCGGCGTGGGCTTCTATTCCGGCTTCATCGTCGCCGACAAGATCACCGTCGAAACGCACCGCGCCGGCGTGGACGCTTCCGAAGGCGTGCGCTGGGAGTCGGCGGGCGAAGGCGATTACAGCATCGAGTCGATCGACAAGCCGTCGCGCGGCACGGACATCATCCTGCACCTGCGCGAAGGCGAGGATGAATTGCTGTCGAGCTGGAAGATCAAGTCCATCATCCGCAAATACTCGGACCATATCTCGCTGCCGATCGTGATGCAGAAGGAAGAGTGGGACGACGAGAAAAAAGAAACCGTCCTGAAAGACGAATTTGAAACCGTCAACCAGGCCAGCGCCCTGTGGGCCCGCAACAAGGCCGACATTACGCCGGAACAGTACGACGAATTCTACAAGCACGTGTCGCACGACTTCCAGTCGCCGCTGACGCACACGCATAACCGCGTGGAAGGTCGCAGCGAATACACGCAGCTGCTGTACATCCCGGCCAAGGCGCCGTTCGACATGTGGGACCGCAACAAGCGCGGCGGCATCAAGCTGTACGTCAAGCGCGTCTTCATCATGGACGATGCCGAGCAGCTGATGCCGACCTACCTGCGCTTCGTGCGCGGGGTGATCGACTCGGCCGACCTGCCGCTGAACGTGTCGCGCGAAATCCTGCAGGAATCGCGCGACGTCAAGGTGATCCGCGAAGGCTCGACCAAACGCGTGCTGGGCATGCTGGAAGAACTGGCGAACGCGGACGAGCAAGAGAAGAAGGACAAGTACGCCATCTTCTGGAAGGAATTCGGCCAGGTGCTGAAAGAGGGCATCGGCGAGGACGCGGCCAACAAGGAGCGCCTGGCCAAGCTGCTGCGCTTTGCCTCGACGGCCAACGACAGCGACGAGCAAATCACTTCGTTCGCCGACTACGTGGCACGCATGAAGGAAGGCCAGGACAAGATCTATTACGTCACGGCCGACAACTACGCCGCCGCCAAGAACAGCCCGCACCTGGAAATCTTCCGTAAGAAGGGCGTCGAAGTGCTGCTGCTGACGGACCGCGTCGATGAATGGATGCTGTCCTTCCTGCAGGATTTCGAAGGCAAGGAACTGGTCTCCGTGGCCAAGGGCGGCCTGGACCTGGGCGCGCTGGAAGACGAGGCGGAAAAGAAAGAGCACGAAGAAACGGAAACTTCATACGCCGACCTGGTGGGCAAGATGAAGACCGTGCTGGCCGACAAGGCCAAGGACGTGCGCGTGACGTTCCGTCTGACCGATTCGCCAGCCTGCCTGGTGGCCGATGAAAATGAATTGTCGGGCAACCTGCTGCGCATGCTGAAGGCGGCTGGCCAGAGCGCGCCGGAATCGAAGCCGATTTTGGAAATCAACCCGAACCACCCGCTGGTGACGCGTCTGAAATACGAAGACGCGGAAGGCGGCAAGTTCGGCGACTGGGCCAATATCCTGTTCGACCAGGCCATGCTGGCCGAAGGCGGTTCGCTGGCCGACCCGGCCAGTTTCGTCAAGCGCCTGAACGAATTGCTGCTCAATACGGCGAAGTAA
- a CDS encoding TetR/AcrR family transcriptional regulator, with translation MSVSTRDALLKSAEIHLRSKGYAAFSYADLSEEIGIRKASIHHHFPTKENLGVALITQYIDVFTEKLQAIDAAHADPVERLREFGGLFLASANDHLLPLCGALAAEMAALPESLQALGRQLMAQQLDWMESNLVQAAQLHGWTLRKPPRDYAFMLLSALEGASFIGWALGPSTDPLAAFHYMLDNLA, from the coding sequence ATGTCAGTGAGTACCCGCGACGCCCTTTTGAAAAGCGCAGAAATCCACCTGCGTTCGAAAGGCTACGCCGCTTTCAGTTATGCCGATTTGTCCGAAGAAATCGGCATACGCAAGGCCAGTATTCACCATCATTTCCCCACCAAGGAAAACCTCGGCGTGGCCTTGATCACGCAATATATCGACGTGTTTACGGAAAAGCTGCAGGCGATCGATGCCGCGCATGCCGATCCGGTCGAACGCCTGCGCGAGTTCGGCGGGCTGTTCCTGGCCAGCGCCAACGACCATTTGCTGCCGCTGTGCGGCGCGCTCGCGGCCGAAATGGCGGCGCTGCCCGAATCGCTGCAGGCCTTGGGCCGGCAACTGATGGCGCAGCAGCTGGACTGGATGGAAAGCAATCTCGTGCAGGCGGCGCAGCTGCACGGCTGGACTTTGCGGAAGCCGCCGCGTGACTATGCCTTCATGCTGCTCAGCGCATTGGAGGGCGCCAGTTTTATCGGCTGGGCCCTGGGGCCTTCGACCGATCCGCTGGCCGCTTTCCATTACATGCTCGACAATCTGGCGTAG
- a CDS encoding alpha/beta fold hydrolase, producing MTTPTHASTLLVLLPGMDGTARLFHRFDAALRAQSAIDTQAIAYPAAPLDYAALEAFVRERLPQDRPFIVLAESFSGPLGSALRADPPPGMQALILCCSFVRNPRPMLAPLRHLLGLVPFGTLPGFALRQALLAPHSTPQLQNELAAALAQVPPSVLRQRLRAVLETDASRSFARGSLPVLYLRARHDRLVPPANAVQILRQAAGAQLVDIAAPHMLLQAAPEAAAGAVAAFIAGLSAAQISA from the coding sequence CCACGCCTCGACACTGCTTGTCCTCCTGCCCGGCATGGATGGCACGGCCCGGCTCTTCCACCGTTTTGACGCCGCCTTGCGCGCGCAGAGCGCCATCGACACCCAGGCCATCGCCTACCCGGCCGCGCCGCTCGATTACGCGGCGCTGGAAGCATTCGTGCGCGAGCGCTTGCCGCAGGACCGCCCTTTCATCGTGCTGGCAGAATCGTTTTCGGGACCGCTGGGGTCAGCTTTGCGCGCCGATCCGCCGCCCGGCATGCAAGCCCTGATCCTGTGCTGTTCGTTCGTGCGCAATCCGCGCCCGATGCTCGCGCCGCTGCGCCATCTGCTCGGCCTGGTGCCCTTTGGCACCCTGCCCGGCTTCGCCCTGCGCCAGGCGCTGCTGGCGCCCCACTCCACGCCGCAGCTGCAGAATGAACTGGCAGCGGCGCTGGCGCAAGTGCCGCCCAGCGTACTGCGCCAGCGCCTGCGCGCCGTGCTGGAAACCGACGCCTCGCGCAGCTTCGCGCGCGGCAGCCTGCCCGTGCTGTATCTGCGCGCCCGCCACGACCGCCTGGTGCCGCCGGCGAACGCCGTGCAGATACTGCGGCAGGCAGCGGGCGCGCAGCTGGTCGACATCGCCGCGCCGCACATGCTGTTGCAGGCGGCGCCGGAAGCGGCCGCCGGCGCCGTCGCCGCTTTCATTGCGGGCCTGTCAGCCGCGCAAATATCTGCTTAA
- a CDS encoding PLP-dependent aminotransferase family protein, which produces MSNTLPLLSRASGETLIDQIARSLAARIDDKLLRGGARMPSIRQCAASLEVSCATVVASYDKLVARGYLESRRGAGFFVRERSPLNTPAPPPGAQDAAAQPMDVVWLIRNMFRQTPVIPAPGTGMLPAEWLDGDLVARALRDVSRQPGSLLLGYGSPQGFLPLRQQLQLKLAGLEIACPPEQIVTTVGVMQALDLVAREFARPGDTIFVDDPAYWLMFGAFAAMGMHVIGIPRLGDGPDIAVLAELAALHRPKLYVINSVLHNPSSTSLSAAKAFQVLRLAEQHDFLVVEDDIYCDMHPGGEVQPATRLAALDQLRRVIYLGGFSKSLSANLRVGFIATSPEWAQRLADRKMLATLTTSDIGERVVYKILSQGLYRKHAERLRARLDKVREGTYRRAERAGLRFDPAPAGMFIWADAGCDTNVLAEKALAEGLVLGPGSLFSPRQLPSTRMRLNLATVQDERVWDFFGRALG; this is translated from the coding sequence ATGAGCAATACACTTCCTTTGCTGTCGCGCGCCTCGGGCGAAACCCTGATCGACCAGATCGCGCGCTCGCTGGCGGCGCGCATCGACGACAAGCTGCTGCGCGGCGGCGCGCGCATGCCTTCGATCCGCCAGTGCGCCGCCAGCCTGGAGGTGTCGTGCGCCACGGTGGTGGCCAGCTACGACAAGCTGGTGGCGCGCGGCTACCTGGAATCGCGGCGCGGCGCCGGCTTTTTCGTGCGCGAGCGCTCGCCGCTGAACACGCCGGCGCCGCCCCCCGGCGCGCAGGACGCGGCGGCGCAGCCGATGGATGTCGTTTGGCTGATCCGAAACATGTTCCGCCAGACGCCGGTCATCCCCGCGCCCGGCACCGGCATGCTGCCCGCCGAGTGGCTCGATGGCGATCTGGTGGCGCGCGCCCTGCGCGATGTCAGCCGCCAGCCGGGCAGCCTGCTGCTCGGTTACGGATCGCCGCAGGGTTTTTTGCCTCTGCGCCAGCAGTTGCAGCTGAAACTGGCGGGCCTGGAAATCGCCTGTCCGCCCGAGCAGATTGTCACCACGGTGGGCGTGATGCAGGCGCTGGACCTGGTGGCGCGCGAGTTTGCCCGCCCTGGCGACACTATTTTCGTCGACGATCCCGCGTACTGGCTGATGTTCGGCGCCTTTGCCGCCATGGGCATGCACGTCATCGGCATCCCGCGCCTGGGTGACGGCCCCGATATCGCCGTGCTGGCCGAGCTGGCAGCCCTGCACCGTCCCAAGCTGTACGTGATCAATTCGGTGCTGCACAACCCCAGCTCGACGTCGCTGTCGGCGGCCAAGGCTTTCCAGGTGCTGCGCCTGGCCGAACAGCACGATTTCCTCGTCGTCGAAGACGATATCTATTGCGACATGCACCCGGGCGGCGAGGTGCAGCCGGCCACCCGCCTGGCCGCGCTGGACCAGCTGCGCCGCGTGATTTACCTGGGCGGCTTTTCCAAGAGCCTGTCGGCCAACCTGCGCGTGGGCTTCATCGCCACCTCGCCGGAATGGGCGCAGCGCCTGGCCGACCGCAAGATGCTGGCCACCCTGACCACCAGCGACATCGGCGAGCGCGTGGTGTATAAAATCCTCTCGCAAGGTCTGTACCGCAAGCATGCGGAACGGCTGCGCGCGCGGCTCGACAAGGTGCGCGAGGGCACGTACCGCCGCGCCGAGCGGGCCGGCCTGCGTTTCGATCCCGCGCCGGCCGGCATGTTCATCTGGGCCGATGCGGGCTGCGACACGAATGTGCTGGCCGAAAAGGCGTTGGCCGAAGGCCTGGTGCTGGGGCCGGGCAGCCTGTTTTCGCCGCGCCAGCTGCCGTCGACCCGCATGCGCCTGAACCTGGCCACGGTGCAGGACGAGCGCGTCTGGGATTTTTTCGGCCGCGCACTGGGCTAA